Proteins encoded within one genomic window of Amorphoplanes friuliensis DSM 7358:
- a CDS encoding TetR/AcrR family transcriptional regulator — protein MEMLVPTSRPLRADARRNREALLTTAREMFLGETETGVEDIARQAGVSVGTLYRHFDTREALVEAVYRQEVDELCAAPAELLSRHAPEEALRRFLLLLVDHAAIGKGMSEALESIMTTDSPIFDDARTRMAESLDQLLAAGAAATTVRSDIGGRTLLRAMGGICEMRAIDGWLDEARQITAILFDGLRHGRPSH, from the coding sequence ATGGAGATGCTGGTGCCTACCTCACGTCCGCTCCGCGCCGACGCCCGCCGCAACCGCGAGGCGCTGCTGACCACCGCACGCGAGATGTTCCTGGGTGAGACCGAGACCGGGGTGGAAGACATCGCGCGGCAGGCCGGCGTCTCGGTCGGCACGCTCTACCGTCACTTCGACACCCGCGAAGCCCTCGTCGAAGCGGTGTACCGCCAAGAGGTCGACGAACTGTGCGCCGCCCCGGCGGAGCTCCTCAGCCGGCATGCCCCGGAGGAAGCCCTGCGGCGCTTCCTGCTGCTGCTGGTCGACCATGCCGCCATCGGCAAAGGCATGTCCGAGGCCCTGGAGAGCATCATGACCACGGACTCGCCGATCTTCGACGACGCGCGCACACGCATGGCCGAATCGCTCGATCAGCTGCTCGCCGCGGGCGCGGCCGCGACGACGGTGAGGTCCGACATCGGCGGCCGCACGCTTCTGCGGGCCATGGGCGGCATCTGCGAGATGCGCGCCATCGACGGCTGGCTGGACGAGGCCCGCCAGATCACCGCCATCCTCTTCGACGGCCTCCGCCAC
- a CDS encoding oxidoreductase encodes MTNSDDGLSGLRVLVTGGSRGLGAATVRRFAASGATVLTTSRGKPPADLPAVHLRADLATEEGVASFGRQVIDRFGGVDVLVNNAAAASAPAPTLQRSDESWLADLQMNLLSAVRLDRALVPGMVDQGSGVVVHVSSIASRLPQRTEASYAAAKAALNTYSRELALEVGGHGVRVLCVLPGFVVTEGATEHLTRMAEAQGIGFDEVEQQIVDHLNVPMGRPGDPEDVAEMIAFLASRRAKWLTGAQFRVDGGILPAVA; translated from the coding sequence ATGACAAATTCCGATGACGGTCTCAGCGGTCTCCGCGTGCTGGTCACCGGTGGCAGCCGCGGCCTGGGTGCGGCGACCGTCCGCCGGTTCGCCGCGTCCGGTGCGACGGTGCTGACCACTTCACGGGGGAAACCCCCGGCCGACCTGCCCGCCGTCCATCTCCGCGCCGACCTCGCCACCGAGGAGGGTGTGGCCTCCTTCGGCCGCCAGGTGATCGACCGCTTCGGCGGCGTCGACGTGCTCGTCAACAACGCAGCCGCCGCGAGCGCGCCCGCACCCACCCTGCAACGCTCGGACGAGTCGTGGCTCGCCGACCTGCAGATGAACCTGCTCAGCGCCGTCCGCCTCGACCGGGCATTGGTCCCCGGCATGGTCGACCAGGGGTCCGGCGTTGTCGTGCACGTCTCGTCGATCGCCAGCCGGTTGCCGCAGCGCACCGAGGCGTCGTACGCGGCAGCCAAGGCGGCCCTCAACACCTACAGCCGAGAGCTCGCCCTGGAGGTGGGCGGGCACGGCGTCCGGGTGCTCTGCGTCCTGCCGGGCTTTGTCGTCACGGAGGGCGCCACCGAGCACCTGACGCGGATGGCCGAGGCGCAGGGCATCGGCTTCGACGAGGTCGAACAGCAGATCGTCGACCACCTGAACGTACCGATGGGCCGGCCCGGTGACCCCGAGGACGTCGCCGAGATGATCGCCTTCCTGGCGTCCCGCCGCGCGAAGTGGCTCACCGGCGCGCAGTTCCGCGTCGACGGCGGCATCCTGCCGGCGGTGGCCTGA
- a CDS encoding VOC family protein, whose protein sequence is MALDLAAINIDAADPDAESTFWHRFLGGSITRTDNHHFLRVDGFPALVIQRAPGHVAPAWPQNGTQQMHVDLTTDDLASADRAALEAGARRLQPVDDADLAHRGSRIYASPAGHPFCLRAV, encoded by the coding sequence ATGGCTCTTGATCTCGCCGCCATCAACATCGACGCGGCCGACCCGGACGCCGAGAGCACGTTCTGGCACCGCTTCCTCGGCGGCTCGATCACCAGGACCGACAACCACCACTTCCTGCGCGTCGACGGCTTCCCCGCCCTCGTGATCCAGCGGGCCCCGGGCCACGTCGCCCCGGCCTGGCCCCAGAACGGCACCCAGCAGATGCACGTCGACCTGACCACGGACGACCTCGCCTCCGCCGACCGGGCCGCCCTCGAAGCCGGCGCGCGCCGCCTGCAGCCCGTCGACGACGCCGACCTCGCGCACCGAGGTAGTCGCATTTACGCCAGCCCCGCCGGACACCCGTTCTGTCTCCGGGCCGTCTGA